A region from the Rhizoctonia solani chromosome 13, complete sequence genome encodes:
- a CDS encoding Multicopper oxidase, protein MVSRKASLVNGVFPGTVLFANKGDVLRNTVVNQLSDPSMRRSTTISSTGTVYSNKLPPMKMDQLSLLSVPLLLMQHTNMSFPFGTKPGHTGKYHSHLGSQYVDGVRSAIVIYDPNDPHKSLYGKRFQTGYHTPAPVLGEEYIASGSEPVPDSGLINGRGRYKGGPAAPWSVFNVQKGKRYRYRVVNNGALGYYTFQIDGHPLKIIEADGTHTSRTLLIHLTSTRESAIPLLVEANQTVGNYWIRAPITARRSSNTLEPEFVKAILRYEGAPVRDPTTSKSSGLKLDQNLLKPVENPGAPGGSGPVSGVIDLKYGGVSNGQTGWQVNDSQYKPPNLPTLLRILSNNASTNSDFARSENTIVLPFNKVIELQIHGSSNGFFHPWHLHGHAFDIVENGGPVNYVNPPRKDVVPVGGNTARIRFRTDNPGPWFLHCHIDWHLEVGLAVVFAEAPNEQRTGPLAIQPSPGWSELCPKYAALPPALQ, encoded by the exons ATGGTTTCTCGCAAGGCTTCTCTCGTCAATGGTGTATTTCCAGGAACAGTTCTCTTTGCCAACAAGGGCGATGTTCTGCGGAACACGGTCGTCAATCAGTTGTCCGACCCTTCGATGCGTCGTTCGACCACCATT AGCAGCACTGGCACGGTTTATTCCAACAAACTACCGCCTATGAAGATGGACCAGCTTTCGTTACTCAGTGTCCCATTGCTCCTAATGCAACATACCAATATGTCATTCCCCTTCGGGACCAAACCGGGACACACTGGCAA GTATCACTCTCACTTGGGTAGCCAATATGTGGATGGTGTTCGAAGCGCTATTGTCATCTATG ACCCAAATGACCCTCATAAGAGCCTCTATGGCAAGCG CTTTCAGACTGGGTACCATACCCCAGCACCGGTTTTAGGGGAAGAATATATTGCCAGCGGTAGTGAACC TGTTCCGGACAGTGGTCTCATCAACGGCCGTGGGCGATACAAGGGAGGTCCCGCCGCACCCTGGTCTGTATTTAATGTTCAAAAGGGAAAACGCTATCGCTACCGAGTGGTCAATAACGGCGCGCTCGGCTACTACACCTTCCAAATCGATGGACATCCATTGAAAATCATTGAAGCAGATG GTACGCACACCAGCCGTACACTGTTAATTCACTTGACATCCACCCGGGAGAGCGCTATTCCATTATT GGTCGAAGCCAATCAGACTGTAGGCAATTATTGGATCAGGGCACCTATTACCGCGCGTCGAAGCAGCAATACTT TGGAACCCGAGTTCGTCAAGGCAATTCTGCGATATGAAGGTGCCCCAGTGCGGGATCCCACCACCTCAAAATCATCTGGCCTGAAATTAGACCAAAATCTCCTGAAG CCTGTTGAAAATCCTGGAGCTCCTGGAGGTAGCGGTCCCGTGA GCGGAGTTATTGATCTGAAGTATGGTGGTGTCAGTAATGGCCAAACAGGGTGGCAGGTCAACGACAGCCAATATAAACCTCCTAATCTGCCAACGCTTTTGAGGATCCTGTCAAACAACGCATCTACAAATTCTGATTTCGCTCGATCCGAAAACACCATAGTCCTCCCATTTAACAAAGTCATCGAACTTCAGATCCATGGGTCTTCCAAT GGATttttccatccttggcatcTTCACGGG CATGCTTTCGATATTGTTGAGAATGGGGGACCTGTCAACTATGTCAACCCTCCGCGCAAGGATGTGGTACCAGTTGGTGGAAATACTGCAAGAATTAGGTTCAGGACCGATAACCCTG GCCCTTG GTTCTTGCATTGTCATATCGATTGGCATCTGGAAGTTG GGCTTGCTGTCGTATTCGCCGAAGCACCAAATGAGCAACGAACAGGGCCGCTTGCAATCCAACCATCTCCAGGTTGGTCTGAGCTTTGCCCGAAGTATGCTGCATTACCGCCTGCTCTTCAATGA
- a CDS encoding SRP72 domain protein yields the protein MPSQKPGAAKKTPASTKGGQKPQTGEKKGNYNPRRKIHTLDPAASKKPKPAEVRIKQLFASLCAQIDGAHLTNAIKTFLRLTPDDADVIQTKLFLLLQTDQYARALEIVETVSGGSDSRQLEKAYLLYRLHKEKEAKAVVDQAKAKGHLTEAYRLGDYSVSKEIYDRILDEGELNAEEQTDINTNLSAVQSHIDFLQSGFYDSLRASGVNVSQLEDAPAPAPPLQPIHSPAPLKGPRKGRLPKHVVLGVTPMPDPERWIKKRERTYVTFAQGRKGKGKGRKEGATAGYSQGVNVAPAVAGVMEGGGSGSGHVPKSGGGGKGRKKSMTRCNECMNEKLQIEFTQNYI from the exons ATGCCCTCTCAAAAGCCCGGAGCAGCCAAAAAAACACCCGCATCTACAAAAGGTGGCCAGAAGCCACAAACTGGAGAGAAAAAAGGAAATTATAATCCGCGTCGCAAAATCCATACCCTTGATCCAGCAGCATCCAAGAAGCCCAAACCAGCAGAGGTCCGAATCAAACAACTATTTGCTTCACTATGCgcccaaattgatggagcgCATCTTACGAACGCTATCAAAACCT TTCTTCGTCTTACTCCTGACGACGCCGACGTGATACAAACGAAATTATTCTTGTTGCTTCAAACAGACCAATATGCTCGAGCTTTGGAAATAGTGGAGACGGTCTCTGGAGGATCTGATTCGAGGCAACTAGAGAAGGCATACTTACTCTATCGCCTGCATAAGGAGAAAGAAGCTAAGGCGGTTGTCGACCAAGCCAAGGCAAAGGGGCATCTGACGGAG GCCTACAGGCTTGGAGACTACAGTGTGTCGAAGGAGATTTATGATCGCATTCTGGACGAGGGCGAACTG AACGCCGAAGAACAAACCGATATCAATACTAATCTGAGCGCTGTTCAAAGCCATATCGACTTCTTGCAATCCGGATTTTACGATTCGCTGCGCGCTTCGGGGGTTAACGTTTCGCAGCTGGAAGATGCCCCAGCTCCGGCCCCACCGTTGCAGCCAATACATT CACCGGCTCCTCTCAAGGGCCCTCGTAAAGGCCGTCTGCCGAAACATGTTGTTCTCGGCGTTACACCTATGCCAGATCCCGAGCGGTGGATCAAGAAGCGCGAACGAACGTATGTCACGTTCGCCCAAGGTCGTAAAGGCAAAGGCAAAGGGAGGAAGGAGGGCGCGACTGCAGGCTATTCTCAAGGGGTCAACGTTGCACCTGCGGTGGCAGGAGTTATGGAAGGCGGCGGAAGTGGTAGTGGACATGTTCCAAAATCTGGCGGGGGCGGAAAGGGACGCAAGAAGAGTATGACGCGATGCAACGAATGTATGAATGAAAAACTTCAGATAGAATTTACTCAAAACTACATCTGA
- a CDS encoding tRNA-splicing ligase RtcB, with protein sequence MPDLHPGNRFPIGCAIAARGVYPALIGTDVFAEICVVEDIKDEEACERIGSYRSRGLGKSILQAHSHSNSNPFYAEGSSELDGYIEEHNYAVQWAVANRDLVAYRIASCLGLNLEDDAEHAQSRPVMPEKLVDVTHNSVTRHRLTLGGQEAQEVWVHRKGAAPADMGVAPCPGSRGDFSWLLQPVGDGNDNAHSLAHGAGRLHPRSAATLRKNVPGTTTKLGSEVVCTDPALMIEERPEAYKGVQSVVDDLEKRGCARGIAKLRPIVTYKTRNESARK encoded by the exons ATGCCAGACCTTCATCCCGGGAATCGATTCCCTATTGGTTGCGCTATAGCCGCGCGAGGGGTCTATCCAGCTTTGATAGGAACAGACGTTTTTGCTGAGATCTGCGTTGTAGAAGATATCAAAGATGAGGAGGCATGCGAGAGAATAGG TTCATACCGGTCCCGAGGTCTTGGAAAGTCTATACTACAAGCACACTCGCACAGCAATTCCAACCCTTTCTACGCAGAAGGATCATCGGAGCTGGATGGATACATTGAAGAACATAACTACGCTGTTCAATGGGCAGTCGCTAATCGGGATCTCGTAGCGTACCGTATTGCATCATGCCTGGGGCTCAACCTCGAAGACGATGCCGAACATGCCCAATCGAGACCAGTGATGCCCGAGAAATTGGTAGATGTGACGCACAATTCGGTTACTAGGCACAGGCTCACTTTGGGTGGGCAAGAAGCACAAGAAGTATGGGTCCACCGGAAAGGAGCCGCACCCGCAGACATGGGGGTTGCACCATGTCCTGGGAGTCGAGGGGATTTCAGTTGGCTATTACAGCCAGTGGGCGATGGAAATGACAATG CACACTCACTCGCCCATGGGGCGGGCCGACTGCATCCTCGTAGTGCCGCAACATTGCGAAAAAATGTTCCGGGGACTACCACAAAGTTGGGAAGTGAAGTTGTGTGTACCGACCCTGCATTAATGATCGAGGAAAGGCCCGAAGCATACAAAGGCGTCCAGTCAGTTGTGGATGATCTTGAAAAACGTGGATGCG